CTTAAAaactacatgaaggcatcatcgtcatcctccgtcgatgcagaactcttgcccttcgaagaTGCAGAACTCTTATCCTTGgacgatgaagaactcttgcccttcgaggatgcagtactcttgcccttggacgatgcagaactcttgccctttgacgatgcagaacccggaagcggcggcatgaagatatcatcttcgtcctcgctctcctcagtccataaaaatggatgcttttctgcagtccttctaaaagtttcatcttcggctccactaccttcttccaccttgcattcaacctaagaagttctttgcgtacctcctcataggtcctttcaggccacccagacctacgtaattggtgagccaactcattcattatggtgtcactaccggtgagttcgtcccatggaactatcctattgtccatcctgaaatcggtagctagcctcagaagagtgctgctcatcccagggtgaaaactacgatcgaaaggataatgggacatctcgactacactacactcgaatgcttatccacctccgtctaaagggggttttataggtagagaggagaaaatggcgggaaagaacgactgcgataatggcgggaaagggttggcgggaacatatggcggaaAGGGGTTGGCGAGAAACGGGTGGCAGAAAGATATGGccggaaggggttggcgggaaacgggcCTAACATAAGCAAAAGAGTGGAGCGGATAATATGGCGGGAGATATAGGCGGGAAAATTTGTTCCTGACTGGTGCATTTTATTTCAGCATACATAGATGTTCAAATTGAAAAGTCTGATACAGACATATGTAGATACAATGGGTCGCGCATGTGGATAGATGAATCACCCTACTTACGACGACCACCTGGCCTTTCCTTACGACCGGAAGGCGACAAGCGATTAGGTGGCCGAGTTACACGAAGACCGCGGCCGTACTCCAATTCGGCCTCATGTGTCTGCGAGTCCTGCGTAGGTGGTGGAGTCGCGAATCCTTGTTGCGAACCTGAAgcgtaattgtaggtgtatggttgTGACTCTGCGGGGATAAAAGATGGGCCAATAACGTCCCCTCCGAAGAACTCTGTAACTAATGATGTAACCGTGTCGCCATGATCATGTGAAGCTCCCCGGAGGCCTGTGTTGACGCCATGATCATGTGATGCTCCCCGGAGGCCTGTGTTGACGCCACGTTGGGTGTTCTCATCGCCCCAATTAACATCAGGTATGTCCTGCACATATAAACATTTTAAACAAACTGTTAGAGGATAATATATGATATCATTGTAAATGCATTGAAATGTAAACATGACTACCTGATTATATCCCTCTCCTATACTGTTTGGCCATTGTACGTGATGCTGGTTTAAATCTGGTACACGAGTCTCCTCGGGCATGGGGATCCCTCGCGTGGAGAGATACGGCCGATAtccctcaccttgggtgtatgcATCATATCTTGTGTACGCATATGGGTTAGGGGAAAGAAACTGCTCGGGCATCGATTCCAAGCCCGTGCCATGGTCCTGAGATGTCTGCCCCTGACGAAGCTGCATCGAAGAAGAGCGATGCAGTGGCAGAGATGAGTCCTGTCGTGGCAATGTTGTTCTAGTACTCGGACCCTCCCCCACTACCCATGGCTCGTACGCGCCTCGCTCGGTCTGGACGACGGCGCCGCACTTGGTCTGGCTGACCTCGATACCGGCATGTTGTATGCTCCAGTGACAACGTCGTCGCCTCTACCGCAAATGAACTTCTTTGCCAAGTATTGTTGAAGAAGTTTCTGGAATGTCTTGCGAAATGGGCCCGGGGCCGGCATGCTATCCGTAGCCATCTGCCCTACTTCGTTGCAATTTTCAAGCTGAACAATATTTGGATGTTATTTAGTTCAAATGATTATGAAACGATGGACCTAAAAAAGTTACAAGTGATTACCATCTGGTCACGATAGTAAGCTGCATGCAGCTCAACATGTCTCCGTGCCTGCTCCTCTTGTGTGAGATGTGTTGGTATAGTAGCTGGCTGACTGGCCAGGCTAGTACGTGTATTCCTGCAGTACCACTGCTTGTACGCTTGATCTGTACTTCCATCGTATGGTCTGCAAAATTAAATTATTACATAAACCGTTGTGATGAAAGCAAAGCATCTTCACGCATCGTATGATCATCGTAATAAAATAGTATACATAAAATAATGTAAATAAAATATACCTAAGTTGATGCACTATATCCGCTAGCGCTTCATTTTCCCACTTATGTACCCATTCAATGTTCTGTTCCCTCCAATCGTATAAACTCCAACCCCTGCCCATATTGGTTAGCCTGCAAATTATGTAACAAAGTGTGAGTTTAGTAAATTAAAAATGACACTAACTATTTAGGGATGTCACATCTTACTTATGTGTTTCCTCGTCGATACGTCTAGGAAAAGGTGGTGGAATTTCTTGATAGAGACCGAACTGTCTCATTACACGCTCTGGGTTGTAAGGCTCAACACACCACAGGAACAATAAGTTGCAGCGAGTCAGACAGAATGCACTATCGCTCAACATGCCTGCTGTGAAGTGTCGAGCATCAAAGACCATTTGTAGCTGGTCCTGAGTCCACGGGTTCCATATGACCTCTGCCTCATCAAGTATCTCAAACTGCTGGTGGTACATAGGGTAACAATTTTTTGCAATATCTGGAGACCAACGTTTCCGTACCTTTGTCCACCTGGTGGCCATAGTTGCGCTGGCACCCTCGCTAAAGTCGTATGGGTATACGGGTTGTACTATACGAGGTCGTCCTACAGGGAGGTATTCTCAGAACCACAACTGTAGAAACTCATAGGCGACACAAAGTAATGGAGCTTTTTGTGCGAAAAAGGTTTTTTGCGTGGCATCACACAAGTCTCTGTATGTATGAGATAGCATGGCAGAACCGAAGCTGTATTTTGGCTGCTCGGGTAAAGGTTCATCTACCATATTCTCTGCAATGTGGATGAGACCAGGGATAACAACGTCCCCATGTGAATTTGGAAATAGATTTCCGAGGAGCCACAACAAATACGCAAACATATGTCTTTTTCTCGTCTCCTCATTGGCGAAGCTAGATAAATTAAGAAAGTTATCACGAAGCTAGACGAGGGGGATGCCCCGAGGATTACCAGAAAGTTATCACGAAGACGGGCTGCTATATGTAATGCCCAAGATGGAGACACTCGTGGAGAGACTACCGGCTCACCTATAATTGGTAGAGCAGTGATCATAGAAACATCTTTCAGTGTAGGTGTAAGCTCCCCAAAACGAAAGTGAAAGGTGTGGGTTTCAGGTCTCCACCGGTCAACGAGGGATGTCAAAAAGGATGAGTCCGAACGTACTTGGTCGTCGCATGATGTGAGCCTAGCAAAACCTTGTAGTCCATAAGCGTCAAGGTGAGCAAGGAAAAAATTGTGTATTGGCCATGTTTTCTTTATAGTTCGAAGTCTGAAAGGCCGATAATCATGCTTAGTATTTGGTTTCAAAAATAGATGGCAACGGTGGCCGGCGTCATGGGGCCCCTGCAAAAGCACTGGCACTTCACCCATAACCTGCACACAAATATACAAATATACATTACGAGGAAGACGAAAATACAAATGCAAATCAAAAgtaacttaaaaaatacaaagagATACGATTTACATTAATTATCTGAAGTTAACATCAGGAGTACAATAATACAAAGAGATTCAATTTAAATTTAATATAAGTACACATAACGAGTAGAAATATAAATAGACATGGCGAGTACATATATATCAACATCATGCATTGTTGTTGGCTCGATACGGGCAGTCTTTGCGTGAATGTCCAGGACACCTGCAAACGCGGCATCGCCTTGGTTCTCCCATCTGGCTATGGTCCATGTCATTGCGATGACGCCTAGACTGACGTCGTCCCTTTGCGGTTCTCATCAAGTCGGCGTTCGGAACCCATTTTCGGCCCATCTGGCCACAACATTTTGTAGTTCATATCAATGCCCCAAGCCCAGAACTCACCGTTCCAAGTGTTGTATAGATTGTACATGTTGAAGTACGGTGATATGTATGGCTCGGCGCTGATTTTTTGATCAGCAGCCGCCCGAAGCACATGACTGCAAGGGTAGCCCTCAAGCTTGGGCTTGTTACAAGTGCACTCACAGGAGGTTGAGCCAAGGGTGACAGCTTGCTTTTTTGATCCTCTGTGGTGACCCTTAACGTACTTGGCTCGCACATTGACCTTCTACTTATTCCTAAGTGCGTCCACTTTCCTACAGCCATGACTTTGGGAGTTCTTTGCTTTCTCGTCCAGATGTCTTTGCATCTTTTCGGACCATGGCTTGTTCAATTCAACTTGTGCTTTAGCGACGGTGACCCTGTCTGCAAAGTATGACAGGGTCGGGTTCCAAGTTTCTTCAATTAGGGCTGTGATAGGCAGTGCTCGCATTCCTTTAAGAACACCATTGTACACCTCTGACATGTTGCTGGTCATTATTCCATACCGAGCCCCGGTGTCGTGAGCCTGCGCCCACTTGTCCAAATGAGGGCAATTCTCGCCGATCCACTGGCTCAAATTTATGGGCGTCCTACGACCCCTCCCGTCTTCTCTCTGCGGCAAGGCCGCGCGGTCAATCTCACCATTGATACCTACCCAGATCGCATTCATTTTTTTTGCATGCACATCCTCTTAAATAACTTGAACCAatccttgtttttgaatttggagtaaaagtttgctgccaaatgcctcatgcaccaccttccctCTAGATCGGGCCAGCCCTACTCTTCTTCCGACGCCTTAATTATTTCAAGAGCGCTTAATAATCCAGTGTTGCGATCAGAGATGATGCAAACACCTTTACGCTCTTTCACGACACCAATCTTCACGCAGCTCAGGAACCACAACCAGCTATCTTTGTTCTCGCTCTCGACCAATGCATATGCAATAGGAAGAAGCTGATTATTTGCATCCGCTGCAATCGCCACCAATAGTGTGCCCTTGTACTTTCCAGTGAGAAAGGTACCATCAACTGATAATACTGGGCGACAGCGCCTGAAGGCTTGTATAGTCTGGACGAATGCCCAGAATAAGCGGTCCAGGATTAGCTCACCCGGGTTCATTGGGTTTGGACGTTCTCTCCGCCAAACTTGAGTCCCCCTATTAGCACTTGCTATTTGATGAAGCATTCTAGGTgcataagaatatgcctcctcatAGGTACCATACAAGTTCTTGAATATATTTTCCTTCGCACGCCTAGCCTTGCTGTAGCTAACAGGGAATCCAATTAGATACCCTGCATCTTTTTGCAGAGCCCTAACACTAATGTTGAGACTTCCCTGCACAATTGTTTCCATCGTCTGTGCCACATATTTTGATGTCACATTGCAGTGATCTGAAAGAGTCCCAGTTTGCTCACAGGTATGCTCCACTATTTTTGTGATAATCCATGACTGACATACCCCAGGCTTCAGTCTAGCGAGAACTCTTCCGCGGCAACCTTTCGCGGTGTGGATGCATATGACCTTCAACTCTTTTTTATCAGACTGCTTCACTCTATGCTGGCGGTGGATGCCGATTGCATAGCTACCCATTGCCTGGTAAGCAGACTTCTTGTCTGGGAAAATTTGCCCAACCTCCAGGCTCCCCGCTCCTAGGCCAGAAGCAGAGTGAAATTCATTGGTGATGCTCATATCCTGTAAAAACCCAGGTTGCAGTGCCGCCGCGACCGCCCTCTGAGGAGGAACATCTTCTTCTTCGCTTGACTCCGAAGACGCAGAAgaatgatcatcatcatctagcgcctCCGGCCATCCCTCCACGTGTTCGCTCATGTCAACGGCCGCAGACCAATATCCTGTGTTATACACAGGCTGGCCGCCCGTCGGTTCCGATGGGCCGACGCTAGGGGCTGATGTGATGGCCAACTCGACCTCACCACCCCTGCTACTGCATCCGGCAACATCAGTGACTGAAATGAAATCCACATACACCATCGACTGACCATACATTGAGTTAGTGGGATTGCTTGCAAACCTCATGTACGACCCCCACGACCGATCACCTGTGACCGGTCGCAAACCCCAACGGGCAACTGTCCCATTATTTCCTCCGTCAACAacgaaggcctccattgtcattttTTTCCCTGCATCCCTGGGCCAAACACCTCTCGGATGCACCTTCTAACTGCTGCGTAACCCACCTTGACCATGTCTCTCACTACAACTGTAGTCGACTCACACAAGGATACATCCACCCCAATGGACAGTCGCGTAAGACGTTCCCATAGTACACTACTAAATTTTCCATAGTACCTAACCAACATACATATTTACATTGCAAACAATTAGTAACAGAACATTTAGTAGTAGTACGATGACAACATTTACATATCATACGACTAAAATAATAATCGTATTTTCGTTACAAAAAATAATAATCATTTGCTTAGACTTTCCGGGGTTGTTTGGTTAACAGGTATTTAGAGATCTAATTTTTCTCAAACTCGTCTACTAGCGTCACAAACTAAAAGTCTGTTTGCTTATCTCTAACTACCCCTAAAATATCCTAAACTCTGTTTGCTACTAAGATGAATTGTTTTACCTAATTACATACATCATCAAGTACATTAGCACAAATTCGTAACATACAAAATTTAGATTATTTCGACATAACAAAGTAGACCTGCAGCCTCCTAACTATAGACTTATTAATaaacataccacatgaaataacatacCACATGCAATGAACAATTACAGTACAAGTGTTTCTTAATTACCGTATTAAGATTTCTTGCATGTCAATACTAATGGACGCACCTAACATTGATACAACATCTTCAACCTACTCTTCTAAAATATATATTATAAATGCTACATCTGTCGTCTGAAATTATTTCTAACCTCTAATCACTAACATTGCATAGCTAATGATGAGCTAAAAGACTAACTAATTATCACCTTGCATGCACAAAAAAATCAATTTATTGCAAAGCTCATACCTTGATCTTCAACTTCGTAGTTCACTTCGCTAGGCAAATCGTACTCCTGAAGTTCTAAATgactccaaaaagtgatgaaataatgCCTAACAAAATAGATAACACATAGTTATGAACTAAACAAAAAGGTAAAAACATAATGCATGCAAACGAAACCAACAAAAATGGATAGATCTTACCTTCgtctatcttttcttcaacttcaacATATTCAAAATCCAACTCCAAATCGCCCTAAATCACGAGTGAAAGTGCGTGCTGAGTTTTTCTTTCTCTCTGTTCTTACACACTCAGAAGGTAGAAGAGGATGCTAGTGTGCTTGCGCACGGAGCAGAAGCATACTATATAAAAGGAAGAGAatccctgtagtgtcggcacaacAGGTTCCCGCAGCCTCGGATACCCGCAGCGAGTGATTCCCGCAGTGCCATCGAATCTGCTGAAGCAATAGTCAGCGTGATTCTCGCAGTGCCGTCGCATCCGCTAAGGCAAAAGAAGCAAAAGCCAGAGTGATTCCCGCCCGTGAAATTCGTCGTCCTCCGCGCGTGGGAATCGGCCCAGTTAGCAACAGCGAGCCCGTGAAATTCGTCGTCATTGCGCCTGGCAAAGCAACAAGATTAAGCAAGCAACAAAAGTGACGCGCACGGGAATCAGCGCCTGAAAAAGTGTCCGCGCACGGGAATCAGTGCCTGAAGCAGCGCTGCCACCTCACCTGGTGGCGGCCGGGCCCGCTGTCTCGTCGCGCGCGCAGCAGACCGTGTCGGCAGGGGAGcgacagcggcagcggcggccgccTCACTCGGTGGCGGTCGGGCCCACGTGGCGCGGCCCGTTCCGTCGCGGCACGCTGCACTGTGCAGAAGCCGTTGTGCCCCGCGAGGCCGCCTCCTGCGGTGGCGGCCGGGCCCGCCGCCTCATGGAGTGGCCGCAGGTGACACGTGTCGCCTGCCGCCACTTGTGAGGGGGTCTCTTTTGTCCATTTCGTCTGCGGGGGGTCTTTTTTGGCAATTCCAGTAGGCAGAGGGTCTCTTTCGACAAAAAATGACGGGAGGGAGTAGTTTGAGAAGAAGAGTTTTAAACAGACATTAGGAGACATGTTTATTAATCCGCCGCTACCTAATCAATCACACATCGATCCAACGGTCGTAACCCCACCCGCACCGCTACACGGCTACAGCAGCACCAGCTCTCCCCAAATCCACCTCCGCGCCGTGCGCCGCCGCCGTTCTCTTCTAGGTTTCCGGCGGTGAGCTGCTGAGACCGAGGAGTGTGCCCCCGGGGCTCAGCCGTCGCCGCCTGAGATGGCGGGGGCGCTGGCGGGAGCCGGGATCGTGTGGCAGACGCCGGCCAACCCGCCCGAGGCGCAGGACTACATCTTCCGCAACGGTAACCGCTGCGGCGCGGCCTCGCCCCGTCCCACCCCCTCTGAGTTTCTAACCCTAAACCCTCCCGGAACTAACCATCGAACAACGGCTCCCTTCTCTTCGCAGGGCGGCGCTACGTCAGGCCCTATTACTTCGAGTTCATCTCCCATGTAAACCAGCCTTCTCTAACAGTTTCAATTGCTCAGGGCGTATGTGCAGTAGTTGTTGATTTTGCTGCTCCACTCAAAATAATGAAACCACACAGTCATTCACAGCTCTGAATGTTTAGCCTAGTTTTCTAATTTGTTCGGGTGATGGGATAACAGTAACAATTTGTTTGCTACAAGTAGTCTTACCAGATATTGTTTAGACCAAATTCTGAACTTGTTTTGCAGGCGAAGAACAGATGGGCTGGAAAGACCATTGTAGATCTCTTCACGGATGAATTCAAGGGGCGCCCCCGTGAATACTATGTAGGCGTCCAATACTCTCTTTTAGTAATACTATCTGCATCACTGTTCCTTGCTTGTATGCTCAAGCATAAGATCATTCCGTTTTAGCTGTAGACATACATTTACTAGAAGCCTAGGACCTTGCTTCTGAATATATTTGTAGTCGGTTCCCGCATTCCACTATCTTTTAATGATTTAACGCTTGTACACTGGATTGTAAGCAGCTTTATTTGCTCTTCGGCAATATCATCATTTCTGTATCTGAAATAAAAGCTGAAATTGCTAGGTTCACGCAGTGAAGTGTGGGAGGCTTCAGGTGGATGAGCAAATGGTTCATGCAGACTATATTGTGAAATCATCACAAAAGATAAGCCATTTCTTGCACAGGTGTGTAAGGTTTTTAAGTCTCATTTTTATTATTGCTTTGTACTGGTCCATTTAGCAAAAGTGATTACTCCCTCGGTTCACTAAACACATGTTCTTTGGAAAATACATGCAGTTAAACTGCTCTAACTCTAACCACTAACATAGAGATTCTATATAAAAAAAATCTCGTGTAGTATGGCAAGTGCATAATTTATTAGTCTAAGCCAATTGCTGTGACCATTCGATTTGTATGGAGATATATGCCAGTAAGTggatttatatttacttattctaTAACAACGCATATGTTTTCAGCTTGTATGCAAACTTACCAAGTAGTGGTCAAAGTTGCTTGTTGGAGATCCTGGCGGTGTCCTAAACGGCATCTATTCACAGAGCAGTATTGTAGCTGAGAATTATTTTTTCTACCTACAAACAAGTGTTCCAAAATTGGGTGCAACATAAGTTATTACTgcacatgatatcatcttatatgaaccacgaaaaatccaaataaaacagttTACCAACTATTGAATGTATTGGTCAATGTCACATTTATCTTTTTTTCTTCATTCATGCTAAACTAAATTAAGAAAGAGTTGTACTCTGGATAGTAGTAATGACATTTATTCTTGATATATTGGCTTTTAAGACAGTGATTGCTAGTTTATGCTTCCTTTGGCTTCTAACAACTGAAGCTATTTATTCTTGCTTTTAACATAAATAACTCATGCATATTTCTCATTTAAAATCTTGAGTTGGTATATTCCTGAAGGTGGTTACTCTTTCAGGCACGAGCCACCAGTCTTGGGTGGTAATATTGTAATCCTTCAGAATGAAGTTGATGTTGTAACTGTTTGCAAACCGGCATCCGTTCCAGTAAGCCTATATTTGTAATATTCGAGAAAGATGTTATACTGTGTGATGCATGTTAAAAAAAACACTATGCAGCTTTCCTCTCTTAAcaaatttcataaaattgcatGTATAATATAATACTATTATAGTTATTGGAACTTCTTGATCAGAATTACATGAACAGCCGAACTATAACCAATTAGGTTCTATCAAGTCTGCAAGTTATACAAGCTTTGCTCTTAAAGTTCATTTTATTGGATTCTTCTTCTGCCAGAGGGGCTTCTTTGGAATGACAAGGACATATTTTGTACATAGTAATTATTGTATGGTACATTGTTGTAGCTGCTGACCACCAGAACCATGATTCATCAGAAAAAAGAGGAAAACCAATCACTATAACCCTTCTATAATATGAAAATAATTTAGGTCTCTCGTGTTTGAATTTATGAATTCATGGTGAAGTGTGAGATTTGTTTTGATAAAGAGTTAGCCATAACATATTCAGTTGATGAGATTTCTGTATGTTCAAGATGAACACGGCTTTtgagaactactccctccattcctaaatatttgtctttccagagatttcaaatggactaccacatacggatgtatatagacatattttagtgtgtagatccactcattttgctccgtatgtagtcacttgttgaaatctctagaaagacaattatttaggaacggagggagtagaatgctaATTCTGTCTGTTCAGCTATATTTAGCTTCAGTCACTTATTGGTACGTACATAAGGGAAGTGTTTTTCTTTTGTAGGTTCATCCCTGTGGACAGTACCGTAAAAATACTGTAGTAGGCATTATGGAGGCAGAGCATGGATTGACACCCCTGTTTCGTATCCTTTGCTTCAGTTATGCCATCATTGGGTAATGGCTTCCATTATACTCCCTCAAGCTACTCTTAAGGAGAAAGTCCTTCTTATTCCCTCAAACTATTTATTGTGCTCACATTGACCCTGTCAACTAAATTTGGGATCACTGAATGTCACCCCCTTCCTCTGGGGTTCCATGCGAATAGCGGTTTGTAATGCTCGAACGCCATGTATAGGGCACTTATGCAGCAAAGAGGATCATTCATCACTGTCTTATCCCCTCCTCTTGGTCATGTACTCGCCTGCCTTCGGGCGTGACTAGAAAACAGAGACAGTCCATGGCGCCTCTCACTCTCATGCTACGGTCTCGAAGACGTGAGTTCTACACCGTGTGAGCTCAGTTCCTGCCCACGTGCCTCCCCGCTGCACGAGACCCTCCATGCCTGCACCTCATATCTCCACCATGCAAGCTCTGCGGCCGTGCCCTGCCGGCTGTTCGAGTGCCTCTATGGACCCCACCAAACTCTGTGAGGTCTTAGACTCCACGTTCCCCTTCTGTGATCCTCAACCGCATGAGTCATGAGCAGTGCTGTGAAATTTCGACCTCCCACTGACTCCTCTGTTACGAATTGACAGATGACTGATTCTTTAGCGTGGATCGGGATAGGAGCGAGTTAGGAAGAGAAAAGGGACAGAAGATTGGATTAGAAATCACCCACAGGGGCACATTTTGCAAATAACATGGAATCAACATCGTTGGGATTGCTTCAATTTCTGGCTCTCCTGCTGCTTCTGCTGCAGTGCTTTAGTTTCTCAATTTATTGAGGGCCTTGCCTTGTCGCCGTATGTGTCTAGGAATTCAGAGCGGGGATGGAATAGCTCGATCTCACCGGTTGTGCAAGGTCGCCTCTCACTGCATCAGACTTATTGCCATGTGCCTGCGCAACTGCTCCACCACAAGCACCTGCTCAAGGATCCACAACAAGATTAATTCACGACCTTAGCTGGACCTGAAGCTTCACGCGATGTCTCAGTTAAGGAGGCGAAGCATGAGTCAAACCCAACCTGAAGCCACATCAGCACGTATCCGTCTATCCCTGAGTCACGCCAGCATTAATCCCTGGGTAGAGGTTTAAGTCAATGCGAAGTTATAAATCAGGGGCGTTATGCGTGCAAAATTTTATTAACGGGGGTGAAGCGAGCACGACAAAATAGACTTTCTTCTTTTGTTTCTTCCTTTTGCTGTAACTGTGTACTTCTACTGTATTTATGGATGTCCTGAAATTCCTTGACCACCTCTATTATTGTTTCAGCTGTGCATCGGTTAGACCGGTTAGTTTCAGGTCTCCTTATATTCGCTAAAAGTGCTGAGCGAGCAGAATGTTTCAGGCAACAGGTGCTAGCACTCACCTTATTTTATCACTCCACACCTGTTCATTGTGCAGTCTACAGTCAGCATATCATCCTGTTTATCATGTGTGGCTGCACTTACCTTACATTCTGCCCTTTGAGATATTTTATCTTATTATGCAGTTTGTTCATTTGAATTATTGTTACCACAGATAGAAGGTAATTTGCTGCATAAAGAATATGTAGCCAAAGTTGTTGGTGTATTTCCTGAAGGCGAGGTAATGCTGTTTGTTTACTGTGACAGTTGTATGGTGTATCTTTGGATCCATGAACAGAAGCTATTTCTGTTGTAAATATACGTTGAATAGATTTCTATGGTTTGTTTACCTTAAAAGGATTTCTTGCAGTGTCATTCCGAGATTTATGTTATTTCAGTTCTTCAGATCCCGCTTGTTACTATGCAAAAGCTTTTAGAATATCTTGTGATCTCTTGTGACCGAATTGCGTAGCTTCGCAGTTAAACTATATAAAACATTTCAAGAAAAGGAAACTCCACTTTGTGGAGCCATTAGCTTCATAGCCGAACACTAAGTCCGGAATGTTATGCCGGTGGCAGAGAGTTCAGACTTCCTAAATGCAAACCAAATCCATTCACTTGGAGTGGAACTTCCTAGTCTTTAGCAAATATTTGTGTATAAAATAAAATCTATGAGCACCGGGTCTGGAATGTCTTTAGCAAATATTTATTTATAAAATAAAAGCTATAACCACCAGGCCGGGAATGTCTCAGTGGCAAATTCTGTAAAACAGAAGAAACCTTCAgatgttattttattttgtgtcatcCATTTTTATTTAAATGGATTTCTTTGCAGCAAACTGTTGATGCTAATGTAAACTTCAATGCAAGGGAAGGAAAGAGCACTGTTGAGGTCTGTAAAGTATTGTGAATTGTTTTTGTTCAAAAGTACATATGCTGAGTTTGGTTTTTCAACCACAGGTATCTAATGGTCCTGGTAAAGCCCTCCCAAGTGGAAAACAAGCATGCACCAAGTTTCAGAGGATTTGCACTGATGGGAACCACAGCATTGTCTTGTGCAAACCTGTCACTGGCCGAACTCACCAGGTACCTAATCCTGTTTTACCCTTTATAAATGCATGTCTGTCTGCTTACGTTCACACAGGTGAAAA
Above is a window of Triticum dicoccoides isolate Atlit2015 ecotype Zavitan chromosome 5B, WEW_v2.0, whole genome shotgun sequence DNA encoding:
- the LOC119312215 gene encoding RNA pseudouridine synthase 7-like, whose amino-acid sequence is MAGALAGAGIVWQTPANPPEAQDYIFRNGRRYVRPYYFEFISHAKNRWAGKTIVDLFTDEFKGRPREYYVHAVKCGRLQVDEQMVHADYIVKSSQKISHFLHRHEPPVLGGNIVILQNEVDVVTVCKPASVPVHPCGQYRKNTVVGIMEAEHGLTPLFPVHRLDRLVSGLLIFAKSAERAECFRQQIEGNLLHKEYVAKVVGVFPEGEQTVDANVNFNAREGKSTVEVSNGPGKALPSGKQACTKFQRICTDGNHSIVLCKPVTGRTHQIRVHLKHLGYPIANDELYVSGDFCPRSSKGTSIHRATSLACSLPSSAPDNGAEADLEFGIDPMCTNCPNLAPVGYDGDEEGLWLHCVRYTGPDWCYECPYPDWASLDNVSGKKMKPDVPPEN